A genomic window from Treponema maltophilum ATCC 51939 includes:
- a CDS encoding DUF58 domain-containing protein, protein MKSPDGKPQNGKPQNTGALAEKARLLHLRARTLSDSFHSGSSRSFYKGRGADFAGVREYLWGDDVRSIDWNVTARMGKPFIKLFEENRELILFLVVDMSASMDGGAEGKSRLDTAAETASLLILSSLYNAGPVGAVFFDGEILFSAAPKNKKDHAMLLFTKVNAVPPREKEGTALAQALRGASKLLKNRSLVAVISDFRCGGYEEELALLSHKHETVGIHISDPFDEEIPSCGGLPVSDTESGMRTVLPTSSEPFKREWKNFHRRHTERLQSVFLRRGASYMNISVKDDPLYELMRFFSSRDW, encoded by the coding sequence ATGAAAAGTCCCGACGGAAAGCCGCAAAACGGAAAACCGCAAAATACCGGCGCCCTTGCCGAAAAAGCGCGCCTGCTTCATCTTCGCGCGCGCACGCTTTCGGACAGTTTTCATTCGGGTTCTTCGCGTTCTTTTTACAAGGGGCGCGGCGCCGATTTTGCCGGCGTGCGCGAATACCTGTGGGGCGACGATGTGCGTTCCATAGACTGGAACGTAACCGCGCGCATGGGAAAGCCCTTTATAAAACTGTTCGAAGAAAACCGCGAACTTATCCTCTTTTTGGTTGTCGATATGTCCGCTTCGATGGACGGCGGTGCCGAAGGCAAAAGCCGCCTCGACACGGCTGCGGAAACGGCTTCGCTTTTAATTCTTTCGTCGCTGTACAACGCGGGCCCCGTCGGCGCCGTTTTTTTTGACGGAGAAATCCTTTTTTCGGCGGCCCCCAAAAACAAAAAAGATCACGCAATGCTTTTGTTTACCAAAGTGAATGCCGTTCCGCCGCGGGAAAAAGAAGGCACCGCTCTGGCTCAAGCGTTGCGCGGCGCGTCAAAACTTTTAAAAAACCGTTCTCTCGTCGCCGTTATTTCGGACTTCCGCTGCGGCGGCTACGAAGAAGAACTTGCCCTGCTGAGCCACAAGCATGAAACGGTCGGCATTCATATAAGCGATCCGTTCGACGAAGAAATCCCTTCGTGCGGCGGACTTCCCGTTTCGGATACGGAAAGCGGCATGCGCACGGTTTTGCCGACGTCTTCCGAACCGTTTAAGCGCGAATGGAAAAATTTCCACCGGCGGCATACCGAACGCCTGCAAAGCGTTTTTTTGCGACGCGGCGCTTCGTATATGAATATTTCCGTAAAAGACGATCCGCTTTATGAGCTTATGCGCTTTTTTTCGTCGAGGGATTGGTAG